A window of the Diabrotica undecimpunctata isolate CICGRU chromosome 1, icDiaUnde3, whole genome shotgun sequence genome harbors these coding sequences:
- the LOC140443118 gene encoding cytochrome P450 9e2-like isoform X1, which produces MLHLLLLLLVILLLYCRAIQCLSYWKKRGVLQENPHRLLWNIMRFRLRSEPHTSEFSSTYNLSRNVRYVGYYHFTTPILMIKDEWLLRNIAEKDAESFFSPDQCVLESDDLLYNINLRDQNWKVYLTNSDLRRMFPLLEECCQNFIKTFMKNDLDIIDVQIKDAATRFVTDIIASTVFDLSLDPKDKANKEFCRMITNITNFTHFKRQFKFWGQFFVSKIFQLPNVYSIDRQPKQYFMDLLHGKLKSRAESSIARPDIIQLILERKYEEMLSTKQNSTDISNNIEKSHLIPPAIRNTDTLKHSLLYLLAGLDPVLNLISFVAIELALDKDIQSKLRNEIDNSFKRCNGKMTYDILTKMEYLDMVVSETLRKWPYFDAIYRICNQTYIIESKTSKEKEVVLEKGSILCIPITPMHYAPRYYGYSRRFEPDRFSSEDRCIIEPYTYLPFGLSENGCMGSRLAVLQTKMFIVHLLHHFEINVSEATKLPLTLTKEKVHQYLLDRSLTVSLQILTKGNLPKQL; this is translated from the exons ATGCTTCATCTGCTTCTCTTGTTACTGGTTATACTTTTACTATATTGCCGCGCGATACAATGTTTAAGTTACTGGAAGAAGCGAGGAGTTCTACAAGAGAATCCGCATAGACTGCTGTGGAATATTATGAGATTCCGATTGCGATCAGAACCACATACTTCCGAATTTTCGTCAACATATAATTTATCTAGAAATGTTAG atacGTAGGATATTATCACTTTACAACTCCAATTCTGATGATAAAAGATGAATGGCTCTTGAGAAACATCGCTGAAAAGGACGCAGAAAGCTTTTTCAGTCCTGACCAATGTGTATTGGAAAGTGATGATCTATTATATAACATAAACTTGAGAG ATCAAAACTGGAAAGTTTATCTGACAAATAGCGACCTGCGACGAATGTTTCCACTTTTAGAAGAATGCtgccaaaattttattaaaactttcaTGAAAAATGATTTGGACATCATTGATGTACAAATAAAAGATGCTGCTACTCGTTTTGTTACCGACATAATAGCATCCACTGTTTTTGATCTTTCTCTGGATCCTAAGGACAAGGCAAATAAGGAATTTTGTCGTATGATTACAAATATCACGAATTTTACTCATTTTAAAAGGCAGTTTAAGTTTTGGGGGCAATTCTTTGTATCGAAAATATTTCAA ttaccaAATGTGTATTCTATTGACCGTCAACCTAAACAGTATTTCATGGATCTTCTTCATGGCAAATTAAAATCAAGAGCAGAGAGCAGTATTGCTCGTCCTGACATAATTCAATTAATCTTGGAAAGAAAGTACGAGGAAATGTTGTCAACAAAGCAAAACTCCACAGATATATCCAATAATATTG aaaaatcTCATTTGATACCACCAGCAATTAGGAACACGGATACATTGAAACACTCTCTACTGTATTTGTTAGCTGGATTGGACCCCGTTTTAAATTTGATTTCCTTCGTAGCTATCGAGCTGGCCTTAGATAAAGATATTCAGTCAAAATTAAGAAATGAAATTGACAACAGCTTTAAACGTTGCAATGGAAAGATGACTTACGATATCTTAACGAAAATGGAATACTTAGATATGGTTGTTTCAG aaaccCTTAGAAAATGGCCATACTTCGACGCCATCTACCGCATTTGTAACCAAACGTATATTATAGAATCTAAAACTAGCAAAGAAAAAGAAGTCGTGTTGGAAAAAGGATCTATTCTGTGCATACCAATAACCCCAATGCATTACGCTCCCAGATACTACGGTTACTCTAGAAGATTTGAACCAGACAGGTTCAGCAGCGAAGACAGATGTATCATCGAACCCTACACATATTTACCCTTTGGTCTGAGTGAAAATGGCTGTATGGGTTCCAGATTAGCCGTTTTACAAACAAAGATGTTTATTGTACATTTGTTGCATCATTTTGAGATAAATGTAAGCGAGGCAACTAAACTGCCTCTAACATTAACTAAGGAAAAGGTTCATCAGTATCTTCTTGATCGGTCTCTTACCGTTTCTTTACAGATTCTTACCAAAGGTAATCTGCCGAAACAGCTTTAg
- the LOC140443118 gene encoding cytochrome P450 9e2-like isoform X2 yields the protein MIKDEWLLRNIAEKDAESFFSPDQCVLESDDLLYNINLRDQNWKVYLTNSDLRRMFPLLEECCQNFIKTFMKNDLDIIDVQIKDAATRFVTDIIASTVFDLSLDPKDKANKEFCRMITNITNFTHFKRQFKFWGQFFVSKIFQLPNVYSIDRQPKQYFMDLLHGKLKSRAESSIARPDIIQLILERKYEEMLSTKQNSTDISNNIEKSHLIPPAIRNTDTLKHSLLYLLAGLDPVLNLISFVAIELALDKDIQSKLRNEIDNSFKRCNGKMTYDILTKMEYLDMVVSETLRKWPYFDAIYRICNQTYIIESKTSKEKEVVLEKGSILCIPITPMHYAPRYYGYSRRFEPDRFSSEDRCIIEPYTYLPFGLSENGCMGSRLAVLQTKMFIVHLLHHFEINVSEATKLPLTLTKEKVHQYLLDRSLTVSLQILTKGNLPKQL from the exons ATGATAAAAGATGAATGGCTCTTGAGAAACATCGCTGAAAAGGACGCAGAAAGCTTTTTCAGTCCTGACCAATGTGTATTGGAAAGTGATGATCTATTATATAACATAAACTTGAGAG ATCAAAACTGGAAAGTTTATCTGACAAATAGCGACCTGCGACGAATGTTTCCACTTTTAGAAGAATGCtgccaaaattttattaaaactttcaTGAAAAATGATTTGGACATCATTGATGTACAAATAAAAGATGCTGCTACTCGTTTTGTTACCGACATAATAGCATCCACTGTTTTTGATCTTTCTCTGGATCCTAAGGACAAGGCAAATAAGGAATTTTGTCGTATGATTACAAATATCACGAATTTTACTCATTTTAAAAGGCAGTTTAAGTTTTGGGGGCAATTCTTTGTATCGAAAATATTTCAA ttaccaAATGTGTATTCTATTGACCGTCAACCTAAACAGTATTTCATGGATCTTCTTCATGGCAAATTAAAATCAAGAGCAGAGAGCAGTATTGCTCGTCCTGACATAATTCAATTAATCTTGGAAAGAAAGTACGAGGAAATGTTGTCAACAAAGCAAAACTCCACAGATATATCCAATAATATTG aaaaatcTCATTTGATACCACCAGCAATTAGGAACACGGATACATTGAAACACTCTCTACTGTATTTGTTAGCTGGATTGGACCCCGTTTTAAATTTGATTTCCTTCGTAGCTATCGAGCTGGCCTTAGATAAAGATATTCAGTCAAAATTAAGAAATGAAATTGACAACAGCTTTAAACGTTGCAATGGAAAGATGACTTACGATATCTTAACGAAAATGGAATACTTAGATATGGTTGTTTCAG aaaccCTTAGAAAATGGCCATACTTCGACGCCATCTACCGCATTTGTAACCAAACGTATATTATAGAATCTAAAACTAGCAAAGAAAAAGAAGTCGTGTTGGAAAAAGGATCTATTCTGTGCATACCAATAACCCCAATGCATTACGCTCCCAGATACTACGGTTACTCTAGAAGATTTGAACCAGACAGGTTCAGCAGCGAAGACAGATGTATCATCGAACCCTACACATATTTACCCTTTGGTCTGAGTGAAAATGGCTGTATGGGTTCCAGATTAGCCGTTTTACAAACAAAGATGTTTATTGTACATTTGTTGCATCATTTTGAGATAAATGTAAGCGAGGCAACTAAACTGCCTCTAACATTAACTAAGGAAAAGGTTCATCAGTATCTTCTTGATCGGTCTCTTACCGTTTCTTTACAGATTCTTACCAAAGGTAATCTGCCGAAACAGCTTTAg